In the genome of Colwellia sp. PAMC 21821, the window TTTGATGATAGTGAAAACACCCCAGTAGAAAAAGATGATAAACCCCACCTAGATATTTTCGTCTGATACTTACGTTGATAGTAAGTGACTGATCCAATTACTATTATTTAATAAGAGTCTTTTAGGCGGATTTTCAGTATATTTTACGATATTATCTTGTTTGCAATTAGCGAAAATTAGCTATATTTATCCTGTTATTTTTATCTGTGATGATTATAATGAGCGCAAATTTATTAATGCCGTAACCTCATGAGTGCTGTTGAACATGCGTTTTCACATCAAGGTGCTTTAGCGAAAGCCATTAATGGCTTTTCTCCTCGCCAAGCACAACTCGATATGGCATTGGAAGTGGCTAAAGCAATTGAGCAAAAAAACTCGCTTATCGTCGAAGCAGGGACAGGTACAGGTAAGACATTCGCCTACTTAATTCCAGCATTATTGGCGAATAAAGCGAATGCGGAAAATAATGCTGGTCAAATAAAAATTATTGTTTCAACCGGTACTAAAAATCTTCAAGAACAATTATTTCATAAAGACTTACCTCTAATCCGCAAAGCGCTAGCCAGTAATGCACAAATAGCCTTATTGAAAGGGCGCGCTAATTACCTTTGTATCTATCGTTTAGAGCAATATCAACAATCGCGCGGTCAACTCGACGCCCAAACATTAGCTGATTTTGTCAAAGTACGTGCTTGGGCGAACGGCACACACAGTGGCGATATTGGTGAACTGGTTAATGTTACCGAAGGTTCGCCGGTCTTTCCGTTTGTTACCAGCACGGTTGATAATTGTTTGGCGAAAGACTGCCCCAATATTGAAGATTGTTATTTAATTAAAGCGCGAACAAAAGCCATTGATGCTGATTTAGTGGTGGTGAATCATCATTTATTCTTTGCTGATATGGCGCTAAAAGATAGTGGCTTTGGTGAACTAATTCCTAAAGCTGACGTGATGATTTTTGATGAAGCGCATCAAATAGCCGACATTGCCAGTGAATACTTTGGTGAGGCGTTTTCTACGCGACAGATGCTGGATCTTTGTAGTGATGTTTTACAAGTTTACCGCACAGAATTAACCGACGTAAAGCAACTGGCTAAAGCCGCAGAAAAACTGTTAAAAACCAGTCAAGAATTTCGCTTGTTATTTAGTTATGATCCCGAACGCGGTAATTGGCGCGAAAAGCATCAACAACAGCAATTTTCTCATGCCTTTAAACTGTTAAAAACTGATTTAGACTTTCTTTACCAAGTAATAAAACTTTGTGTTTCGCGCAATGAAGCTATTGATAACTGTTTTGATCGAGCTGTAAACCTATTAGCACAATACGAAGTTATGGCTGATGTAGATGCGATGGGCATGAGCTTTTGGTATGAAACCACGCCACGCCATGTTGTGTTACATAAAACGCCATTATCAGTAGCAGATAAATTTGGCACTTACGTAAAAGAGTCAGGTG includes:
- a CDS encoding ATP-dependent DNA helicase, which produces MSAVEHAFSHQGALAKAINGFSPRQAQLDMALEVAKAIEQKNSLIVEAGTGTGKTFAYLIPALLANKANAENNAGQIKIIVSTGTKNLQEQLFHKDLPLIRKALASNAQIALLKGRANYLCIYRLEQYQQSRGQLDAQTLADFVKVRAWANGTHSGDIGELVNVTEGSPVFPFVTSTVDNCLAKDCPNIEDCYLIKARTKAIDADLVVVNHHLFFADMALKDSGFGELIPKADVMIFDEAHQIADIASEYFGEAFSTRQMLDLCSDVLQVYRTELTDVKQLAKAAEKLLKTSQEFRLLFSYDPERGNWREKHQQQQFSHAFKLLKTDLDFLYQVIKLCVSRNEAIDNCFDRAVNLLAQYEVMADVDAMGMSFWYETTPRHVVLHKTPLSVADKFGTYVKESGAGWIFTSATLAVDGAFKHFSSHLGLEGSASLLLDSPFDYAKQSQLIIPRYLPAANDMNRAKALSELAIPLIAASAGACFMLFTSYRVMHQVAELLTQSIDNPLLVQGQMGKRKLLEEFVEQDSAVLLATASFWEGVDVRGDKLTCVIIDKLPFASPNDPLLQARSEDVKRQGKDPFAQIQLPQAVIALKQGVGRLIRDVNDNGILVICDDRLVNRPYGEVFLKSLPDMKRSRDIKQAATFLAQLVSRDKV